One genomic segment of Flagellimonas marinaquae includes these proteins:
- the nadE gene encoding NAD(+) synthase: MQTEKVIDHIVKWLKEYALNAKCKGFVIGVSGGIDSAVTSTLCAKTGLDLLCLEMPIHQGKNQVTRADRHIDWLMENFSNVSRQAVDLTPVFDSLVDSFPKVENEEERFMSLANTRARLRMTSLYYFAALEGYLVAGTGNKVEDFGIGFYTKYGDGGVDLSPIADLLKTEVYEIGRVLGVNQDIMDAAPTDGLWGDSRTDEDQIGASYPELEWAMEMDDKGKKADDFSGRKKEVFLIYKKFNTANKHKMIPIPICDIPTNLK; this comes from the coding sequence ATGCAAACAGAAAAGGTAATCGACCATATAGTCAAGTGGCTAAAGGAGTATGCTTTAAATGCAAAATGCAAAGGTTTTGTAATCGGTGTTTCCGGAGGAATAGACTCCGCTGTAACTTCGACCCTTTGCGCAAAAACAGGTCTCGACCTTTTGTGTTTGGAAATGCCCATTCACCAAGGCAAAAACCAAGTGACCCGTGCAGACAGGCATATAGATTGGCTGATGGAAAATTTTTCCAATGTTTCCCGTCAAGCGGTCGACCTTACCCCCGTGTTCGATAGCCTCGTGGATTCCTTTCCAAAAGTGGAAAACGAAGAAGAGCGATTTATGTCACTAGCCAACACGCGCGCACGCCTGCGGATGACCTCCCTTTACTATTTTGCAGCTCTTGAGGGCTATCTGGTTGCTGGTACCGGAAATAAGGTCGAAGACTTTGGTATAGGGTTTTACACAAAATATGGTGATGGAGGTGTGGACCTAAGCCCAATTGCCGATCTTTTAAAAACAGAGGTTTATGAAATTGGAAGGGTTCTCGGGGTAAACCAAGATATTATGGACGCAGCGCCAACTGACGGGCTCTGGGGCGACAGCAGAACAGATGAGGATCAGATCGGAGCATCTTACCCCGAACTGGAATGGGCTATGGAAATGGATGATAAAGGAAAAAAAGCCGATGATTTTTCTGGCAGGAAAAAAGAAGTTTTTCTAATCTATAAAAAATTCAATACTGCCAACAAACACAAGATGATTCCCATTCCCATCTGTGATATTCCAACTAACTTAAAATAA
- a CDS encoding response regulator transcription factor — MIKVLIADNHPVVRLGIKKVLESSTDIEIIADVSTTEELFNTLKNLTPDVVILEMDIPEINGIATLRKMKMEFPDIKTLMYSGQSEDVYALSTIRAGAFGYLSKTADLDYIVSAVKKVSEGNMFITNELAQRLAFDESTQKPRRFFRKLSSREVEVLKLLASGKRNKEVAEGLNLNEKTVSTYKARLMKKLNVDNLVDLLQQAKALELY, encoded by the coding sequence ATGATAAAAGTATTGATAGCTGATAACCATCCTGTTGTAAGGCTTGGTATCAAAAAGGTACTTGAATCCAGCACAGACATAGAGATTATTGCTGATGTTTCAACTACCGAGGAGCTTTTTAATACATTGAAAAACTTAACCCCCGATGTAGTGATTTTGGAAATGGACATTCCCGAAATCAATGGAATTGCTACCCTTAGAAAAATGAAAATGGAGTTCCCCGACATTAAAACTTTGATGTACAGCGGACAATCCGAAGATGTTTACGCTCTGAGCACGATCAGGGCAGGTGCTTTTGGTTACCTTTCCAAAACTGCCGACTTGGATTACATTGTATCTGCAGTAAAAAAAGTGAGCGAGGGGAACATGTTCATCACAAATGAACTGGCACAACGTCTTGCTTTTGATGAAAGTACCCAAAAACCGCGTAGGTTCTTTAGAAAACTATCGTCCAGAGAAGTAGAAGTTCTAAAACTATTGGCCAGCGGAAAAAGAAACAAGGAGGTTGCAGAAGGCCTCAACTTGAACGAAAAAACAGTAAGTACTTACAAAGCAAGATTGATGAAGAAACTGAATGTGGACAATTTGGTGGACTTGCTGCAACAGGCTAAAGCCCTGGAATTATATTAG
- the dnaG gene encoding DNA primase: protein MISKTTIDQVYETARLEEVIGDFMQLKKSGSNFKGLSPFTDERTPSFMVSPVKQIWKDFSSGKGGNVVAFLMEHEHFTYPEAIKYLAKKYNIEVEETEQTDEQKEQANERESMYLVSEYAQKYFTRTLWDSEPGKAIGLTYFKERGFTDDTIKKFGLGYSLDEWEAFTRTALGKGYKLEFLEKTGLTIVKEQAGGENKTFDRFKGRVMFPIHSMSGRVLGFGGRILSNDKKAAKYLNSPESEIYHKSKVLYGIYYAKQAIAKEDNCFLVEGYTDVIQMYQSGVENVVSSSGTALTPEQIRLINRLTKNITVLFDGDAAGLRASLRGIDLILEQGMNVKICTFPEGEDPDSFAKNNTYEDLVQYLSENAKDFIQFKTSLLAEEAASDPIKRADTVRDIVNSISKIPDRIRQEIYVQECAKIMQVSEDVLYNTLAQIDKKLQTDTAKKVKQEQKAFEVVKTDRVVEKVDVQYELERKIIEVLLLYGNQKQEFEDLVLKENEEGELVLEPEVIQAKVYEKVFLDLQDDEIELSNEQFKTIYYKLIEKLNEDTNFSVSTFLSELDQETVSQVSSILMEEEQYVLHDWERRDIYPKGKNIGVAQLVGETILTLRCNLIKNRIQKLQEKTQDQQGDNTEVLEEIVNYLQLNKLLNAKLNRVLS from the coding sequence TTGATTTCTAAAACGACCATAGACCAAGTATATGAAACCGCCCGACTGGAGGAGGTAATCGGTGATTTTATGCAATTGAAAAAATCAGGTTCCAATTTTAAGGGATTGAGCCCTTTTACGGATGAACGCACTCCAAGTTTTATGGTTTCCCCGGTTAAGCAGATATGGAAGGATTTTAGTAGTGGAAAAGGGGGGAATGTGGTAGCCTTTTTAATGGAGCATGAGCATTTTACCTACCCCGAAGCCATTAAATATTTGGCAAAAAAGTACAATATTGAAGTAGAGGAAACTGAACAGACCGATGAGCAGAAAGAGCAGGCCAATGAACGCGAGAGTATGTATTTGGTCTCCGAGTATGCCCAGAAGTATTTTACAAGGACCCTATGGGATTCCGAGCCTGGAAAGGCGATTGGCCTAACCTATTTCAAAGAACGGGGGTTTACCGATGATACTATTAAAAAGTTTGGTCTTGGTTATAGTTTGGACGAATGGGAGGCTTTTACCAGAACAGCATTGGGGAAGGGGTACAAGTTGGAATTTCTGGAGAAAACAGGCCTTACCATTGTAAAGGAACAGGCTGGGGGCGAAAATAAAACATTCGATAGGTTCAAGGGCAGGGTAATGTTTCCTATCCATTCTATGAGTGGTCGGGTTTTGGGCTTTGGTGGGAGGATACTTTCCAATGATAAAAAAGCCGCCAAATACCTGAATTCCCCTGAAAGCGAAATCTACCACAAGAGCAAGGTGCTTTATGGGATTTATTATGCCAAACAGGCCATTGCCAAAGAGGACAACTGTTTTTTGGTGGAAGGGTACACGGATGTCATCCAGATGTATCAAAGTGGTGTGGAGAATGTGGTCTCCTCTAGCGGAACCGCCCTTACTCCCGAACAGATTCGTCTTATAAACCGGTTGACCAAGAATATCACTGTACTATTTGATGGTGATGCCGCGGGTCTACGTGCATCGCTGCGTGGAATCGACCTGATTTTGGAACAGGGAATGAACGTGAAAATCTGTACGTTTCCGGAAGGCGAGGATCCCGATAGCTTTGCCAAGAACAATACTTACGAGGATTTAGTACAATACTTGAGTGAGAATGCCAAGGATTTTATTCAGTTCAAAACTTCATTGCTCGCAGAAGAAGCCGCAAGCGACCCTATAAAACGTGCAGATACGGTTAGGGATATTGTTAATAGTATTAGTAAAATCCCGGACCGAATTCGGCAAGAAATTTATGTGCAGGAATGCGCAAAAATTATGCAGGTTTCGGAAGATGTGCTTTATAATACTTTGGCCCAGATCGATAAAAAACTGCAAACCGATACAGCCAAAAAAGTAAAGCAGGAACAAAAGGCCTTTGAAGTTGTGAAGACTGATCGGGTGGTGGAAAAGGTGGATGTGCAGTACGAACTGGAGCGAAAAATAATTGAAGTACTGCTGTTATATGGAAATCAAAAACAAGAATTTGAGGATTTAGTACTCAAGGAGAACGAAGAAGGTGAACTCGTGCTCGAACCTGAGGTCATACAGGCGAAAGTATATGAAAAAGTATTTTTAGATCTTCAGGATGATGAAATTGAGCTTTCCAACGAACAGTTCAAGACCATTTATTATAAATTGATTGAAAAATTGAACGAGGATACCAACTTTTCTGTAAGTACATTTTTGTCCGAACTAGATCAAGAAACAGTATCGCAAGTGTCTTCCATTTTAATGGAAGAAGAGCAATATGTACTTCACGACTGGGAGCGAAGGGATATTTATCCGAAAGGGAAAAATATTGGGGTGGCCCAGTTGGTTGGAGAAACTATTTTGACCTTACGTTGTAATTTGATCAAAAATCGGATACAAAAGCTACAGGAAAAGACCCAGGACCAGCAAGGGGACAATACCGAGGTTTTGGAAGAAATAGTAAACTATCTCCAACTAAATAAGTTGTTGAACGCTAAGTTGAACCGAGTTCTTTCCTAA
- a CDS encoding Xaa-Pro dipeptidyl-peptidase, with translation MMLNKTQNFWILTALLFLSIQFATGQMEEKARPIIENGEAQVVQAFSDPSKWIRHDLWVETSFDSDGDGKLDRMHVGVTRPEQTETEGLQLPVIYESSPYYAGTAGLDKGIFWDVKHELGKPGKPRKHPNVTRLGERPIISNSQIQTWVPRGFIVVHSSSPGTGLSDGAPTVGGQNESLAPKAVIEWLCGKAKGYTEREGNQEVKAYWSTGKVGMTGTSYNGTIPLAAATTGVDGLEAIIPIAPNTSYYHYYRSNGLVRSPGGYLGEDIDVLYDFIHSGDESKRERNNRVVRDTEMKNGFDRITGDYNDFWAGRDYLNQMGSMKAALLMSHGFNDWNVMPEHSYRIYKKAKEMGLPVQIYYHQNGHGGPPPISMMNRWFTRYLYGVENGVENDPKAWIVRENDKKDNPTPYEDYPNPKAENIKFYLTAGAPAKGKLTTTKPKKQGTETLVDNYSFSGSSLAKAETTEHRLLYITPPLSEDTHISGVPKVKIKMASSKPAANLSVWLVALPWTDALNTKITDNIITRGWADPQNHSSLTKSEPLVPNKFYEVEFDLMPDDQIIPKGQQIALMIFSSDKEFTLWPEPGTKLTIDLDGTELTLPVVGGNL, from the coding sequence ATGATGCTGAACAAAACACAAAACTTTTGGATACTCACCGCCTTGCTATTTCTCTCCATCCAATTTGCAACAGGACAAATGGAAGAAAAAGCCAGACCTATCATCGAAAATGGTGAAGCACAGGTAGTCCAAGCTTTTTCGGACCCTAGTAAATGGATCCGTCATGATCTTTGGGTCGAAACCAGCTTTGATTCGGACGGAGATGGTAAATTAGACCGCATGCATGTGGGCGTTACACGGCCCGAACAGACCGAGACAGAAGGTCTACAACTGCCCGTAATCTACGAATCGAGCCCGTATTACGCTGGAACAGCAGGATTGGACAAAGGTATTTTTTGGGACGTAAAACACGAGCTGGGCAAACCTGGTAAACCAAGAAAACATCCCAATGTTACACGTTTGGGCGAACGTCCAATCATCTCCAACTCACAAATCCAAACATGGGTACCCAGAGGTTTTATCGTGGTACACTCATCCTCTCCAGGAACAGGTCTTTCCGATGGTGCACCAACCGTTGGTGGCCAAAACGAATCCTTGGCTCCAAAAGCGGTTATCGAATGGTTGTGCGGCAAGGCCAAAGGCTATACCGAGCGCGAGGGCAACCAAGAGGTTAAAGCCTATTGGTCCACTGGAAAAGTAGGTATGACGGGCACCTCGTACAACGGAACCATTCCTCTAGCTGCTGCTACAACGGGGGTTGATGGGTTGGAAGCCATAATTCCCATAGCGCCCAACACTTCGTACTACCATTATTACCGATCCAATGGCCTGGTCCGATCGCCGGGAGGGTATTTGGGTGAAGATATTGATGTCCTTTATGATTTTATACATAGCGGTGACGAATCAAAAAGGGAGCGGAACAACAGGGTGGTTCGGGATACAGAAATGAAGAATGGATTTGACCGAATTACCGGAGATTACAACGATTTTTGGGCAGGAAGGGATTATTTAAACCAAATGGGCTCCATGAAAGCTGCCCTATTAATGTCCCACGGTTTCAACGATTGGAACGTAATGCCCGAACACAGTTATCGCATTTACAAAAAAGCCAAAGAAATGGGACTGCCCGTCCAAATCTATTATCATCAGAACGGACACGGTGGACCACCACCTATCTCCATGATGAACCGCTGGTTTACGAGATATCTTTATGGGGTGGAAAATGGGGTGGAAAACGATCCTAAAGCATGGATCGTTCGAGAAAACGATAAAAAAGATAACCCTACACCTTATGAGGACTATCCCAATCCCAAGGCCGAAAACATCAAATTTTATTTGACAGCAGGAGCTCCGGCAAAAGGTAAATTGACCACCACCAAACCCAAAAAACAAGGAACGGAAACCTTGGTGGACAATTATTCTTTTTCAGGTTCCAGTTTGGCCAAAGCTGAGACCACAGAACACCGGTTGCTCTATATTACCCCACCTTTATCAGAGGACACCCATATTTCCGGTGTCCCCAAAGTCAAGATTAAAATGGCCAGCAGTAAGCCTGCTGCCAATTTATCCGTTTGGTTGGTTGCTCTACCTTGGACCGATGCTTTGAACACCAAAATAACGGACAATATAATTACAAGAGGATGGGCAGACCCACAAAACCATAGCTCGTTGACGAAAAGTGAACCTTTGGTCCCCAACAAATTTTATGAAGTGGAATTTGATTTGATGCCGGACGACCAAATAATTCCAAAAGGACAACAGATCGCCCTGATGATTTTCTCAAGTGACAAGGAGTTCACCCTATGGCCGGAGCCCGGAACCAAATTGACCATAGATCTGGACGGCACAGAGCTAACGCTTCCGGTAGTAGGTGGAAATCTATGA
- a CDS encoding flavodoxin domain-containing protein, whose protein sequence is MKVLIIYGTVEGQTRKIARFMEEVLQENGMQVTIANAVEEPPSPDSFDVVLIGSSIHINNYNTLIKNYVEQHIDILNKKPSVFFSVSMAIASNIKEEHEEVAKVAQEFLEETHWNAKTIWHIAGALRYTQYNYFKKLIMRSIAKKEGGSVDTTKDHEYTDWNQVKEMTLNFINRLK, encoded by the coding sequence ATGAAAGTTTTAATTATCTATGGCACTGTAGAAGGCCAAACTCGGAAAATAGCCCGTTTTATGGAGGAGGTCCTTCAGGAGAACGGTATGCAGGTAACCATTGCCAATGCAGTGGAAGAGCCTCCATCTCCCGATAGTTTTGATGTGGTATTGATCGGAAGTTCCATCCATATCAATAATTATAATACGCTCATCAAAAATTATGTGGAACAACATATTGACATCTTGAACAAAAAACCTTCAGTGTTTTTCTCCGTTTCAATGGCCATCGCCTCCAACATTAAAGAGGAGCATGAAGAAGTTGCAAAGGTGGCGCAAGAATTCTTGGAAGAGACCCACTGGAACGCAAAGACCATATGGCATATTGCAGGAGCGTTGAGATATACCCAGTACAATTATTTTAAAAAATTGATCATGCGCTCCATTGCAAAAAAAGAGGGCGGCTCCGTGGACACCACAAAAGATCATGAGTACACTGATTGGAACCAGGTAAAAGAAATGACATTGAATTTTATAAACCGTTTAAAATAA
- a CDS encoding phosphoribosylpyrophosphate synthetase: MNKHSFDTLSQAVNTLTEEGFKEDFEADESCIKALYSKKEYQPNELKIIDSYRFEGMTNPSDESVVFTIEANDGTKGTMVMSYGASTAQNEELIQQIPCVKN, encoded by the coding sequence ATGAACAAACACAGTTTCGACACCCTTTCACAAGCCGTGAACACATTAACGGAGGAAGGTTTCAAAGAGGATTTTGAAGCAGATGAATCGTGCATTAAAGCATTATATTCCAAAAAAGAATATCAGCCCAACGAGCTAAAGATCATTGATTCTTACCGATTTGAAGGTATGACGAATCCTAGCGATGAATCCGTAGTTTTTACGATTGAGGCCAACGATGGCACCAAAGGCACCATGGTTATGTCCTACGGTGCTTCTACAGCGCAAAACGAGGAACTCATTCAGCAGATTCCATGTGTGAAGAACTGA
- a CDS encoding 2OG-Fe(II) oxygenase, whose translation MSTYHSLDDWLSWMDDISSKDYVIIDNFFREELYSGIKSFFLGKLPNFKEAGIGAHSDFQVDAKVRSDFTYWLDRKRDVQLQNYWDVLDETILIFNRYCYLSLSGYEFHLAHYPSGGHYDKHLDQFENRNNRMISMIVYLNDDWKDGDGGELEIFEKNGTSFLVQPIGARCVMFKSAVVPHAVLKAHKSRFSLTGWLLYQPSSVGTLFV comes from the coding sequence TTGAGCACTTACCACAGTTTGGATGATTGGTTGTCCTGGATGGACGACATCTCCAGTAAGGATTATGTGATAATCGATAATTTTTTTCGGGAGGAACTCTATTCCGGGATAAAATCTTTTTTTCTGGGAAAGCTCCCTAATTTTAAGGAGGCTGGAATAGGTGCCCATTCCGATTTTCAGGTAGATGCCAAGGTACGCAGTGACTTTACCTACTGGCTGGATAGAAAGCGTGATGTCCAATTGCAGAACTATTGGGATGTTCTGGATGAAACCATTTTAATATTTAACCGCTATTGCTACCTGAGTTTATCAGGGTACGAATTTCATTTGGCACATTACCCATCGGGAGGGCATTACGATAAGCATTTAGATCAGTTCGAAAACCGGAACAACCGCATGATCTCTATGATCGTTTATTTAAATGATGATTGGAAAGATGGTGATGGCGGTGAATTGGAAATTTTTGAAAAGAACGGTACTAGTTTTCTGGTACAGCCAATTGGCGCACGTTGCGTAATGTTTAAAAGCGCTGTGGTGCCCCACGCTGTGTTAAAAGCCCACAAAAGTAGGTTCAGTTTAACGGGTTGGCTATTGTACCAACCTTCTTCGGTGGGAACATTGTTCGTTTGA